Genomic segment of Kibdelosporangium phytohabitans:
GTCGATGTAGTCAACGCCGAGCGACTGCAGCACCTGCGCCTCGACGAAGTGCCCGATCCTGGCCTTGGCCATCACCGGGATCGACACGGCGGCGATGATGCCGTCGATCATGTCCGGGTCGCTCATCCGGGAGACGCCGCCCTGCGCGCGGATGTCGGCGGGCACGCGCTCGAGCGCCATGACCGCGACGGCACCGGCGTCCTCGGCGATCTTGGCCTGCTCAGCGGTGACCACGTCCATGATCACTCCGCCCTTGAGCATCTCCGCCATACCGCGCTTCACGCGGGCGGTCCCGGTCTGCGGGACGGATTCTGGGCTGGTGGTCACCGAAGGCGTCCTCTCGACGGAAGAATTGGTCATCCGAATCGTACGGCGGACGTGGCCCCTTCCCACGGGCCAATCTAACGCAATACCACCAGGCCACTTCATCAAATCCCCAGCGTGTGGCTCCTGTCACCCCCAGGTGGCCGATCGCGATGCCGTTACTACCACCGGATGGCAGCGCATCTGCGGGGTTGTCCCCGACCTGCGAACGGGTGTGAGATCGAGCACATTGTGTCCTGCAGCTGAACACTGTCCGTGCGGGAGGTCGAAGGCTATGGCTGGAAAACACACCGAGAACGGAGACGCCGGAGCCGCGGTCGCTGTGGACGACCCCGCCAAAGTGCGCAACGTGGTGCTGGTGGGGCCCTCCGGCTCGGGGAAGACCACACTGACCGAAGCCCTCCTCACCGCCGCCGGTGTGTTGTCGCGCGCGGGGTCGGTCACCGAGGGGACCACGGTCTGCGACCACGACCCGGCCGCCGTCCGCCAGCAGCGTTCGGTCGGCTTGTCGGTCGCGCCGCTGATGCACGACGGCGTGAAGATCAACCTCATCGACACACCCGGATACGCCGATTTCGTCGGCGAACTGCGCGCCGGTCTGCGCGCGGCGGACGCCGCCCTGTTCGTCGTCTGCGCCGCCGAAGGCGTGGACGCCGCGACCATCGCCGTGTGGGAGGAGTGCGCGGCCGTCAGCATGCCCCGCGCGGTGATCGTGGCACGGCTGGACCACCAGCGCGCGGACGCCGCCAGCGAGATCGCCGCGTGCCAGGAGGCGTTCGGCGCAGGCGTGCTGCCGCTGTACCTGCCCGCCAGAAACGGCCTGGTCGGGTTGATCACCCAGCGGTTCTTCGACTACTCCGACGGCTACCCGCCCAAGATCGGCCAGCCGGATCCGGCCGACCTCGAGCCGATGACCGAGGCGCGCAACGAGCTGATCGAGGGGATCATCGCCGAGAGCGAGGACGAGACCCTGATGGACCGGTACCTCGCCGGTGAGGACCTCGACCAGGACACCCTGATCGAAGACCTGGAGAAAGCGGTCGCGCGCGGCTCCTTCCACCCCGTCATCCCCGTCTGCTCGGCGACCGGCGTGGGACTCGCCGAAGTGCTCGACGGCATCAAACGAGCGTTCCCGTCGCCGTTGGAACACCCGCTTCCCGAGGTCACCGACCCCAACGGCCAGTCGCCGGAGAAGCTGAAGGCCGACCCGGACGGGCCGCTGGCGGCGGAGGTCGTGCGCACCGCAGTGGACTCCTACGTCGGACGGGTGTCGCTGGTGCGCGTGTTCTCCGGGACGTTGCGGCCGGAACGCCCGGTGCACGTGTCAGGGCACGGCATGGCCGAACGCGGGCACGAAGACCACGACGTGGACGAACGTGTCGCGCACATCTACTCCCCCTTGGGTGCGACGCTGCGGGAGGTCCCGTACTGCGTCGCGGGCGACTTGTGTGCGTTGACCAAGGTCGGTTCGGCGGAAACCGGCGACACGGTGTCCGCGCCGGAGCACCCGTTGCTGATGGCGCCGTGGCAGATGCCGGAACCGTTGCTGCCGGTCGCGGTCGTGGCCAAGACACGCAGCGACGAGGACACCATGGCACGCAACCTGGCGCGGCTCGTGGCAGGCGACCCGACGCTGCGGCTGGAGCGCAACGCCGAGACACACCAGCTCGTGTTGTGGTGCATGGGTGAGGCGCACGCCGACGTCGTGCTCGCGCGGCTGCGCTCGGGTGGCGCGGACGTGGACACGGAGCCGGTGAAGGTCGCGTTGCGCGAGACGTTCGCCGGGCAGGCCAAGGCGAAGGGCAGACACGTCAAACAGTCCGGCGGCCACGGGCAGTACGCCGTCTGCGACATCGTCGTCGAGCCGCTGCCGCGTGGCTCCGGGTTCCAGTTCGTCGACAAGATCGTCGGTGGCGCGATCCCGCACCAGTTCATCCCGAGCGTGGAGAAGGGCATCAGGGCGCAGCTCGAGCGCGGCCTGCTGTCGGGCAACCCGGTGGTGGACATCAAGGTCACGCTGGTCGACGGCAAGGCGCACAGCGTGGACTCCTCCGACGCGGCGTTCCAGACCGCCGGGTCGATGGCGTTGAAGGAAGCCGCCGCGTCCGGTCAGATCACGCTGCTGGAACCGGTCGACACCGTGCTGGTGCGGTTGCCGGACGAGCACCTCGGCACGGTCCTCGGCGACCTGTCCGGCCGTCGCGGCCGGGTGCTGGGCACCGAGGCGGACCCGTCACCGGGCTACTCCGTGATCCGCGCGGAAGTCCCGGCGACACAACTGATCCGGTACGCGATCGACCTGCGGTCGCTCAGTTCCGGCTCGGCCACGTTCACCCGCGAGTTCAGCCGGTTCGACCCGCTGCCGCAGAACCTCGCAGCCACCATGACCTGAACAACCTCGTGAGTGTTTAGTCCGGTTCTAACCGGACTAAACACTCACGAGGTTGTCCTGGGTCAGCGGACGGGTTTGGTTCGTCCGTCCCATTCGGACTCGAGCAGTTCCGGGAGCAGGTCGGCGAGCTGCACGGGATAGACGGTGTCGGTGGTGGAGCGCAGATCTGCTGCGCTCCACCAGCGATGTTCGTCGATCGTGTCGAGCTCGATCCGGTTGAAGCCGGACGTATCCACTGTGGTCGTCGGCGTGGTCGCGACGAAGAACCACTCCTCGGCGTCGTAGCTGCGGCCGTCGAAGCTGAACACCGCGCGGCGCCGCCAGACCGGCCCGACCAGCTCCTTGTCGTCGAGTTCGATGCCGGTTTCCTCGTGCAGCTCGCGCAGCGCCGCGGCGCGGATGTCCTCGTCGGGTTCGACTCCGCCGCCGACGGTGAACCAGAACGTGTCGTCGGCGTCGCTGGGGTTGCCGCCGTGGAACAGCAGCACACGCCCGTCCTCGTCGAGGAGCAGCACACGCGCCGACGGCCGGGGAACGGGCGCGGCCTCGCCGTTGAGCTCCGGTTCGGCGATCTCGAAGTACTGCGGCTGCGGCGCGGTCCCCGCCAACTTGAGCCACCGGACGGTTCGGCGCCGGCGTTGCGAGAGCGTGTCCCGGACGGCGTCGTTGTGCACGCGTCGGGCGATCACCACGCGTTGTTCCGCGTCGACCAACTCGGCCACCAGCGCCAACGGGAGCCGCGCACGTTCGACGGCGGCCAGTTCACGGCTCAGTTCGTTCTCCGCGGCCTCGCGGTCCGATCGCGCCGCGTGCTCCGCGTGGTCGGCGATCTCACGGAGTTCGCCGTGCGCCGCGCCCGTCGCGGCCACGGTCCGTGCCACGACCGCGCGACGGTCGAGCGCGGCCTCCAACGCGGCCCATGCGGCGTCGGTGCGGATATGGAGCCTGTCCAGGCGGTTCGCCGTTGCCATCAGCCACACCACCAGGACCACCACCACCGGGATGGCGATCAGCAGCAGGGTGGTCATGGCGCCTCCGCAACGTGCCGTGGGTCGGCGGCGATCGCGGCCTCGTACACGCGCAGGACCTGACCGGCGATCACCGACCAGTCGAACGCCGCGACACGACGCGCGCCCTCGGCCGCCAGCGCGGCGCGCTGGGCCGGGTCCCGCAGCAAACCGTGCAGCGCCTGGGCCAACCGCGTCGAATCGCCCACCGGGGTCACCACGCCCGCTGTCGCGTCGTCGAGGACACGGCGGAACGCGTCGAGGTCGCTGGCCACCACGGGTGTGCCCGCGGCCATCGCCTCGAGCAGGATGATCCCGAAGCTCTCACCGCCGGTGTTCGGCGCGCAGTACACGTCGACGCTGCTCAGCGCCCGTGCTTTGGTCACGTCGTCGACCTGGCCGAGCAGGTCGATCCGGCCGGCCAGCTCAGGACCGGCCGCCCGCACGAGATCGTCGGTGTCGCCGCTGCCGACCACCAGCAGCCGCAGCCCCGGCAGGTCGGGCAGGAGCTGGCGCATCGCGGCCAGCAGAACCGGCATCCCCTTGCGCGGCTCGGTGAACCGGCCGACGAACCCGACGGTCGGCTCGGCGCGCGGATACCCGTCGAGCGGTTTCGCGTCGGCGAAGAACCCGACGTCCACGCCGTTGGGGATCTGCACCGCGTCGCCCCCGAGGTGCTCGACCTGGACGCGGCGGGCCAGCGCCGACACCGCGATCCGGGCGGTGATCTTCTCGAGGAACGGCTGGAGCACGATCTGGAACGCGTTCAGCGCGCGGGATCTCGTCGTGGACGTGTGGTACGTGGCCACGATCGGGCCTTCGGCGACCATGAGCGCCAGCAGCGAGAGGCTCGGCGCGATCGGCTCGTGCAGGTGCAGCACGTCGAAGTCGCGCTCCCGGATCCACCGCCGCACCCGCGCGTACGACACCGGCCCGAACGACAAGCGCGCGACCGACCCGTTGTACGGGATGCCGACCGCGCGACCGGCGGGGTGGACGAAGTCGGGCAGCGGCGTGTCCTCGTCGGCGGGCGCGAGCACGTCGACCTCGTGGCCCATCCCCCGCAGCGCCCTGGCCAGGTCGACCACGTGGGCCTGCACTCCGCCGGGGACCTCGAAGGAGTACGGGCACACGACACCGATCCTCATCGGCCGAGCGCTTCCCTGCGTGCGCCGGACAGGTCGGAGAGCCAGAGTTTCTGCAGCATGTGCCAGTCGGCCGGGTGTTCGGCGATGTCCTTGGCGTAGCCGTCGGCCAGCGCCTGGGTCGCGGCGGGCACGTCCGCGCGGGACTCGACCAGCTGCGGCGAATGGATCCGCAGGCCCCAGCCGCCGTCGGTGAACAGGTTGTCGGCCACGGCGAGGGTCGCGCCGGTGCTCGCGGCCAGCCGGGCCGGACCGGGCGGCATCCGGGTCTCCTCGCCGAAGAACGTGACCGGCACGCCGGAGCTGGTCAGGTCGCGGTCGGCGACCAGGCACACGACGCCGTTGTCCTTCAGGCGCTGGACCATGCCGCGGAACGGGCCGCTGCCACCGCCGGTCAAGGGGATGACGTCGAAACCCAGCGACCGCCGGTAGGCCAGGAACCGTTCCCACACCGACTCGGGCTTGAGCCGTTCCGCGACCGTGGTGAACTCGCCGTAGTTCTGGGCCAGCCAGATGCCGGAGACGTCGAAGTTGCCGGTGTGCGGCAGTGCGAGGACCAGGCCCTTGCCGCGCTCCTTGGCCGCGTCGACCACGTCACGGCCGATGACGACCGCGTCGACCTGGCGGGCGATCGCCCGGTGGTCCATGGTCGGCAGGCGGAAGACTTCTTTCCAGTACCGCGAGTACGACCGCATGCCCTGCCGGACGAGTTCGTCCAGTTCCGCGCTCGACGCACCGGGGACCACGCGCCGCAGGTTGCGCCGCAACTGCTGGGTACCGCCGCCGTTGCGCCGGGTGGCGAGGTCGGCACCGGCCCGGAACGCCGGACGCGCCACGAACTCCGGCAGGAGCTTCACCAGGCCCCACCCGGCGCCGTACGCGGCGTCCACC
This window contains:
- a CDS encoding elongation factor G-like protein EF-G2, with the protein product MAGKHTENGDAGAAVAVDDPAKVRNVVLVGPSGSGKTTLTEALLTAAGVLSRAGSVTEGTTVCDHDPAAVRQQRSVGLSVAPLMHDGVKINLIDTPGYADFVGELRAGLRAADAALFVVCAAEGVDAATIAVWEECAAVSMPRAVIVARLDHQRADAASEIAACQEAFGAGVLPLYLPARNGLVGLITQRFFDYSDGYPPKIGQPDPADLEPMTEARNELIEGIIAESEDETLMDRYLAGEDLDQDTLIEDLEKAVARGSFHPVIPVCSATGVGLAEVLDGIKRAFPSPLEHPLPEVTDPNGQSPEKLKADPDGPLAAEVVRTAVDSYVGRVSLVRVFSGTLRPERPVHVSGHGMAERGHEDHDVDERVAHIYSPLGATLREVPYCVAGDLCALTKVGSAETGDTVSAPEHPLLMAPWQMPEPLLPVAVVAKTRSDEDTMARNLARLVAGDPTLRLERNAETHQLVLWCMGEAHADVVLARLRSGGADVDTEPVKVALRETFAGQAKAKGRHVKQSGGHGQYAVCDIVVEPLPRGSGFQFVDKIVGGAIPHQFIPSVEKGIRAQLERGLLSGNPVVDIKVTLVDGKAHSVDSSDAAFQTAGSMALKEAAASGQITLLEPVDTVLVRLPDEHLGTVLGDLSGRRGRVLGTEADPSPGYSVIRAEVPATQLIRYAIDLRSLSSGSATFTREFSRFDPLPQNLAATMT
- a CDS encoding NUDIX hydrolase, yielding MTTLLLIAIPVVVVLVVWLMATANRLDRLHIRTDAAWAALEAALDRRAVVARTVAATGAAHGELREIADHAEHAARSDREAAENELSRELAAVERARLPLALVAELVDAEQRVVIARRVHNDAVRDTLSQRRRRTVRWLKLAGTAPQPQYFEIAEPELNGEAAPVPRPSARVLLLDEDGRVLLFHGGNPSDADDTFWFTVGGGVEPDEDIRAAALRELHEETGIELDDKELVGPVWRRRAVFSFDGRSYDAEEWFFVATTPTTTVDTSGFNRIELDTIDEHRWWSAADLRSTTDTVYPVQLADLLPELLESEWDGRTKPVR
- a CDS encoding glycosyltransferase family 4 protein; the protein is MRIGVVCPYSFEVPGGVQAHVVDLARALRGMGHEVDVLAPADEDTPLPDFVHPAGRAVGIPYNGSVARLSFGPVSYARVRRWIRERDFDVLHLHEPIAPSLSLLALMVAEGPIVATYHTSTTRSRALNAFQIVLQPFLEKITARIAVSALARRVQVEHLGGDAVQIPNGVDVGFFADAKPLDGYPRAEPTVGFVGRFTEPRKGMPVLLAAMRQLLPDLPGLRLLVVGSGDTDDLVRAAGPELAGRIDLLGQVDDVTKARALSSVDVYCAPNTGGESFGIILLEAMAAGTPVVASDLDAFRRVLDDATAGVVTPVGDSTRLAQALHGLLRDPAQRAALAAEGARRVAAFDWSVIAGQVLRVYEAAIAADPRHVAEAP
- a CDS encoding phosphatidylinositol mannoside acyltransferase, producing MKERLVDAAYGAGWGLVKLLPEFVARPAFRAGADLATRRNGGGTQQLRRNLRRVVPGASSAELDELVRQGMRSYSRYWKEVFRLPTMDHRAIARQVDAVVIGRDVVDAAKERGKGLVLALPHTGNFDVSGIWLAQNYGEFTTVAERLKPESVWERFLAYRRSLGFDVIPLTGGGSGPFRGMVQRLKDNGVVCLVADRDLTSSGVPVTFFGEETRMPPGPARLAASTGATLAVADNLFTDGGWGLRIHSPQLVESRADVPAATQALADGYAKDIAEHPADWHMLQKLWLSDLSGARREALGR